A genomic stretch from Octopus sinensis linkage group LG14, ASM634580v1, whole genome shotgun sequence includes:
- the LOC115218823 gene encoding zinc finger protein 2 homolog, giving the protein MYSMQPIFPPIGTQPNLYGQPFYQTDHLKCPEKLGFLDEKSYKNELCCDTKGFVPGLNSNNNNNDNTSNTNNSNIESNGNVGHERIPAPKDVQCSVCKKGFSNSFFLKIHERVHTGEKPFRCSSCPKAFSQQVNLRNHERVHSGEKPFSCSVCGKAFSQKGNLKLHLRTHTGDRPYACEICGKAFYQKVNLDDHRRIHTGDMFYCSFCKKPFTNAFFLKIHERVHTGEKPFQCAFCPKAFSQQINLRNHERTHTGEKPFACTTCGKAFSQKGNLKLHLRTHTGEKPFVCDVCGKAFSQRVNLIDHKRIHTGDMFYCQYCKKAFCNAFFLKIHERIHTGEMYKCSMCPKAFSQQINLRNHERVHTGEKPFYCTICSKVFSQQCNLRTHLRTHTGEKPFSCDRCGKCFSQKANLNNHKRTRTGCELFIKNPSNSSSAAGSHQASAPSSTSVSPIVSPSMSPMSSPSVTAKMNSLKSPVPSLPLSSSSSAFNSSTHNKNHHHHHQQQQQQQHLPQGSGLVKSGLKTGMNSHNSGEHHSNDNPIDYNSHHPHHAHSNSSTPTSGISHPSSNPHQQSHPQHHPSESPHHQTAANSLTRLQIPNLTAPSASSRINSFYLEEMPQTWENNYLWSRGFAMPHMLNPGWNNMPSAFSSSLKHHNSKQNIGGTNFQSIHGPMKPSNDYMLNTK; this is encoded by the coding sequence ATGTATTCCATGCAACCAATTTTCCCACCAATAGGGACCCAGCCAAATCTCTACGGTCAGCCGTTCTATCAAACTGACCACCTCAAGTGTCCGGAGAAGCTAGGCTTTCTTGATGAAAAAAGCTATAAAAACGAACTGTGTTGTGATACAAAGGGTTTTGTTCCAGGtttaaacagtaacaacaacaacaacgacaataccagcaacaccaacaacagcaacattgaaAGTAATGGCAATGTTGGCCATGAGCGGATCCCAGCCCCAAAAGATGTCCAGTGTTCTGTTTGCAAAAAAGGATTCTCCAATTCCTTCTTTCTGAAGATCCACGAAcgtgttcacacaggagagaagccttttAGGTGTTCGAGTTGTCCGAAAGCGTTTAGCCAGCAAGTCAACCTCCGCAACCACGAACGCGTTCATTCGGGAGAGAAACCATTCAGTTGTTCAGTCTGTGGCAAAGCATTTAGCCAGAAAGGTAACCTAAAATTGCATCTAAGAACACACACTGGAGACCGGCCGTACGCCTGTGAGATTTGCGGCAAAGCGTTCTACCAGAAAGTCAACCTTGACGACCATCgtcgtattcacacaggagataTGTTTTACTGCAGCTTCTGTAAAAAACCCTTCACAAATGCATTTTTCCTAAAAATTCACGAGCGTGtacatactggagagaagccatttcagtgTGCCTTTTGCCCAAAAGCATTCAGCCAGCAGATCAACCTTCGCAACCATGAGCGAACCCACACTGGGGAGAAACCCTTTGCTTGTACAACATGTGGCAAAGCCTTTAGTCAGAAAGGAAACCTAAAACTTCACCTGAGGacacatacgggagagaagccgtTTGTATGCGATGTGTGTGGCAAAGCTTTCAGCCAAAGAGTCAACCTCATCGACCATAAGCGTATACACACAGGCGACATGTTCTACTGCCAGTACTGCAAGAAAGCTTTTTGTAATGCTTTCTTTCTTAAAATCCATGAACGTATCCACACGGGGGAGATGTACAAGTGTTCAATGTGCCCAAAGGCGTTCAGCCAACAGATAAACCTACGTAACCATGAAcgtgttcacacaggagagaaacctttctATTGTACAATATGTTCAAAGGTGTTCAGCCAGCAATGTAACCTGCGAACACATCTGCGAacacacacaggtgagaaaccattctCGTGCGACAGGTGTGGGAAATGTTTCTCACAGAAGGCGAACTTAAATAACCACAAGCGAACCAGAACCGGCTGTGAGCTCTTTATCAAAAATCCTTCTAATTCGTCCTCTGCTGCTGGCTCACATCAGGCGTCTGCACCTTCTTCCACCTCTGTCTCCCCTATTGTGTCCCCTTCAATGTCTCCCATGTCGTCCCCCTCGGTCACTGCTAAAATGAATTCACTGAAATCACCCGTGCCATCTTTACCATTATCATCCTCTTCGTCAGCTTTCAACAGCAGCACACATAACaaaaaccatcaccatcaccatcagcaacagcagcagcagcagcacttgcCGCAAGGATCTGGCCTCGTTAAGTCCGGCTTAAAGACTGGCATGAACAGTCACAACAGTGGCGAGCACCACAGCAATGACAATCCCATAGATTACAACAGCCATCACCCGCATCACGcacacagcaacagcagcaccccAACATCCGGCATCAGCCACCCGAGCAGTAACCCTCATCAACAAAGCCATCCACAACACCATCCTTCAGAGTCTCCACACCATCAGACTGCAGCCAACTCCCTCACCAGACTACAGATTCCAAACTTAACTGCACCTTCCGCTTCCTCTCGGATAAACTCGTTCTACTTGGAGGAGATGCCACAGACCTGGGAGAACAACTACCTCTGGTCCCGCGGGTTTGCCATGCCTCACATGCTCAACCCCGGCTGGAACAATATGCCCAGTGCATTCTCTAGCAGCCTGAAGCATCACAATAGCAAACAGAACATAGGGGGAACGAATTTCCAGAGTATACATGGCCCGATGAAGCCTAGTAACGATTATATGTTGAACACGAAATAA
- the LOC115218846 gene encoding zinc finger protein 510: protein MQFPQREARNLHLQVGEQVFPETIGQEQRHPAHHHHQHHHQQHQQHQSHSHYSSNQPTQYNNPKINYNGTSVKDSSDKRNKRPAHSGMADAAGKDTTSSSSVTSHSQNLFLQSHSAVKKNSICSPSGSSSSSSNTNNNSSSGSGGGGKGNSGLKLNLSSGGHYSLNSSTLSNSVLNASVFNSKPLFAVQKSQQHQQQQQQQQQQQQTQQQTQQQQQQPQQQQQTQQQHQPPQRHQPHSYTKYSLNKPFHCNICGNPFLRRRTMEVHERTHSGIRPFGCSMCSRRFFQKDKLIIHERTHTGERPFGCVFCSKRFARRDTLNIHIRIHTGERPYVCSYCSKGFSQKDKLQIHERTHSGVKPYHCSICEKLFARKDALNVHLRTHTGEKPHRCEFCGKQFSQRDKLMLHKQTHST, encoded by the coding sequence ATGCAGTTTCCTCAACGGGAAGCTCGAAATTTGCATCTGCAGGTGGGGGAGCAGGTATTTCCTGAGACTATCGGTCAAGAACAGCGCCATCCagcacaccatcaccaccaacaccaccatcagcaacaccaacaacatcaatccCATAGTCACTACTCCAGCAACCAGCCGACTCAGTACAACAATCCAAAGATTAACTACAATGGCACTTCGGTGAAAGATTCCAgtgacaaaagaaataaaagacctGCACATTCCGGCATGGCTGATGCTGCCGGCAAGGATACGACTTCTTCATCATCAGTGACATCTCATTCACAAAACCTTTTCCTGCAATCACACTCAGCTGTCAAGAAAAACTCTATATGTAGCcccagcggcagcagcagcagcagcagcaacactaacaacaacagcagcagtggctcTGGCGGGGGAGGTAAAGGCAATTCCGGCCTGAAACTGAACTTGAGTTCTGGTGGTCACTACAGCCTCAACAGCAGCACTCTCAGCAACAGTGTTCTCAATGCCAGTGTCTTTAACTCAAAGCCATTGTTTGCAGTGCAGAAGtctcagcaacatcaacaacaacaacagcagcaacagcaacaacaacaaactcaacaacaaactcagcaacaacaacaacagccgcagcaacaacaacagactcaacagcaacatcagccGCCACAGCGACACCAGCCGCACTCCTACACCAAATACTCTCTCAACAAACCATTTCATTGTAACATCTGCGGCAATCCGTTCTTACGTCGTCGAACTATGGAAGTCCATGAGAGGACCCATAGCGGCATCCGGCCCTTCGGTTGCAGCATGTGTTCGCGCCGTTTCTTCCAAAAAGACAAGTTAATCATTCATGAAAGGACTCATACAGGGGAGAGGCCCTTTGGCTGCGTGTTCTGCTCGAAGCGCTTCGCTCGTCGGGACACCCTAAATATCCATATCAGAATCCACACGGGGGAGAGGCCCTATGTGTGCAGCTACTGCTCAAAGGGTTTCTCTCAGAAAGACAAACTACAGATACATGAACGAACTCATTCCGGTGTCAAACCATATCATTGTTCTATTTGTGAAAAACTGTTTGCACGGAAAGATGCGCTAAATGTGCATCTGCGCAcccatactggagagaagccccATCGCTGTGAATTCTGCGGGAAACAATTCTCCCAACGAGACAAACTCATGCTGCACAAACAAACGCATTCTACTTAA